One window of the Chthoniobacterales bacterium genome contains the following:
- a CDS encoding metal ABC transporter permease, with product MTGAWLEFWHRSVSQLPFEWAQYSFMRLALLAVLVIAPLLGGLGTVVVANRLAFFSEAIGHAAFTGIAIGVLLGLGNPLWSMVGFALILTLAIAWVRQRGGLSSDTAIGLVMAFTVSLGIVILSKGGDFARYTNFLIGDMLGVTPSDIAVLGVLAVAVLVLFFAFFNRLLLASVSPALARSRARHPGAAQLAFACMLAVVVTFSLPWIGILVINALLLLPAAAARNLGRSTAQFFGWAVVIAIISGVAGLVVSFYASTATGATIVLVSMAVYAATLFVPGRASS from the coding sequence ATGACCGGTGCTTGGCTCGAGTTCTGGCACCGTTCGGTGTCGCAGCTTCCCTTCGAGTGGGCGCAATACTCGTTCATGCGCCTCGCGCTGCTCGCGGTGCTCGTCATCGCCCCGCTGCTCGGCGGTCTGGGCACGGTGGTGGTGGCCAACCGTTTGGCGTTTTTTTCCGAGGCGATCGGCCATGCGGCCTTCACCGGCATCGCCATCGGCGTGCTCCTCGGACTCGGCAACCCGCTGTGGTCGATGGTCGGATTTGCCTTGATCCTGACCCTTGCCATCGCGTGGGTGCGGCAACGCGGAGGATTGTCGTCCGACACCGCGATCGGGCTGGTCATGGCTTTCACGGTTTCGCTTGGCATCGTCATTTTGTCCAAAGGCGGCGACTTTGCGCGTTACACGAATTTTCTCATCGGCGACATGCTCGGTGTCACGCCGTCCGACATTGCTGTGCTCGGTGTTCTCGCCGTTGCGGTGCTCGTTCTCTTTTTCGCTTTTTTCAACCGTCTTCTGCTTGCCAGCGTGAGCCCGGCTTTGGCCCGCAGTCGCGCGCGTCATCCGGGCGCAGCGCAGCTTGCTTTCGCCTGCATGCTCGCCGTGGTGGTGACGTTCAGTCTCCCTTGGATCGGTATTCTCGTGATCAACGCACTGTTGCTCCTGCCGGCCGCCGCCGCGCGCAATCTCGGGCGCAGCACAGCCCAATTCTTCGGATGGGCGGTGGTCATCGCCATCATCTCCGGAGTCGCGGGATTGGTCGTCTCGTTTTACGCCTCGACCGCGACCGGCGCGACCATCGTGCTCGTGTCCATGGCTGTCTATGCAGCCACGCTTTTTGTGCCGGGCCGCGCGTCGTCGTGA
- a CDS encoding metal ABC transporter ATP-binding protein, producing the protein MELPSDNAPAHHGIAPHRCGECCTTLRDVGVRYHGVPVLEHVDLHLHCGELTAVIGENGAGKTTLVRCLLGEMPHSGEVHFMDAAHRRKDSPLIGYVPQHASFDRDAPVSVLDLFAASLSKRPACLGVPRAVVGQAREGLARTGAEHLLRRQLGTLSGGELQRVLLGLALTPVPNILVLDEPMSGVDHSGREKFYELISKLRREYDLAVLLVSHDLATLARFADRMVFLDRRIVCEGTPSEVLHDPRVREAFSLESLS; encoded by the coding sequence ATGGAACTCCCGTCCGACAACGCACCCGCGCACCACGGCATCGCCCCCCACCGCTGCGGGGAATGCTGCACGACGCTCCGTGACGTCGGCGTGCGCTACCACGGTGTCCCCGTGTTGGAGCATGTCGATCTGCACCTTCATTGCGGCGAACTCACGGCGGTCATCGGCGAAAACGGCGCGGGCAAGACCACCCTCGTGCGCTGCCTCTTGGGCGAGATGCCGCACTCGGGCGAAGTGCATTTCATGGACGCAGCGCACCGCCGCAAAGACAGCCCGTTGATCGGCTACGTTCCGCAGCATGCGTCGTTCGACCGCGATGCGCCGGTGAGTGTGCTCGACCTTTTTGCCGCCTCGCTTTCCAAGCGCCCTGCATGCCTCGGTGTTCCCCGGGCGGTGGTCGGCCAGGCTCGCGAGGGGTTGGCGCGCACCGGCGCCGAGCACTTGCTGCGTCGCCAACTGGGGACGCTGTCCGGCGGCGAATTGCAGCGTGTGCTCCTCGGGTTGGCGCTCACGCCGGTGCCGAATATTCTCGTGCTGGATGAGCCGATGTCCGGCGTGGACCACAGCGGTCGCGAGAAATTCTACGAGCTGATTTCGAAGCTGCGCCGCGAATACGATCTGGCCGTTCTCCTCGTTTCGCACGACTTGGCCACGCTCGCCCGATTTGCCGACCGCATGGTCTTTCTCGACCGGCGCATCGTCTGCGAGGGCACGCCGTCCGAAGTATTGCACGATCCCCGCGTGCGCGAGGCCTTCAGTCTGGAGTCTTTGTCATGA
- a CDS encoding zinc ABC transporter substrate-binding protein, with product MITHSAFANHMKIKLAAWLGLAVAAVTFAPGLRGAEPLRVVTTFYPVYVATLNVAAGVDGVTVENLASPHVGCLHDYQLTAGDVRKLSEADLLLANGAGMESFLGKIARQSPGLRIVEVSEGIPLTDGNAHVWVSFDGARRQAANIAAALSSAAPEKSAAFRANADSYKARLGRLEEKMRAALAPFAGTPIVTFHEAFPYFARDFKLEIAGVVEPEPGTEPSARELADMVDLVRTRRVKALFTEPQFSGKCAQIIASETGSKVYELDPVVTGPSDPGAAKDAWLAAMEKNLAVLQEALR from the coding sequence ATGATAACGCATTCTGCATTTGCTAATCATATGAAGATCAAATTGGCGGCTTGGTTGGGTTTGGCGGTGGCTGCGGTCACGTTTGCGCCGGGACTTCGGGGCGCGGAGCCGCTGCGCGTGGTCACGACGTTCTATCCTGTTTACGTGGCCACCTTGAATGTCGCCGCGGGGGTGGACGGCGTGACCGTGGAAAATTTGGCCAGCCCGCATGTCGGCTGTTTGCACGACTACCAACTCACGGCCGGCGATGTGCGCAAACTTTCGGAGGCGGATCTTTTGCTGGCCAATGGTGCGGGCATGGAATCCTTCCTCGGGAAAATTGCGCGGCAGTCGCCGGGGCTGCGCATTGTCGAGGTCAGCGAAGGAATTCCGCTGACGGATGGCAACGCGCATGTGTGGGTCAGCTTCGACGGGGCGAGGCGGCAAGCGGCCAACATTGCCGCGGCATTGTCCTCGGCCGCTCCGGAAAAATCGGCGGCGTTCCGTGCAAATGCGGACAGCTACAAGGCGCGGCTCGGCCGCTTGGAAGAAAAAATGCGCGCGGCTCTTGCCCCATTTGCCGGCACGCCGATTGTCACGTTTCACGAGGCGTTCCCTTATTTCGCGCGTGATTTCAAATTGGAGATTGCCGGCGTGGTGGAGCCCGAGCCGGGGACCGAGCCGAGTGCGCGCGAACTTGCCGATATGGTCGATCTTGTGCGCACGCGGCGCGTGAAAGCGCTTTTCACCGAGCCTCAATTTTCCGGCAAGTGCGCGCAGATCATCGCGTCGGAAACGGGGTCCAAAGTTTATGAGTTGGATCCCGTGGTGACCGGTCCCTCCGATCCCGGTGCCGCGAAAGACGCATGGCTGGCCGCGATGGAAAAAAATCTCGCCGTTCTGCAGGAGGCCTTGCGCTGA